A window of Oncorhynchus tshawytscha isolate Ot180627B linkage group LG10, Otsh_v2.0, whole genome shotgun sequence contains these coding sequences:
- the LOC112236305 gene encoding uncharacterized transmembrane protein DDB_G0289901 isoform X2 — MDSLCTTDTGYHPHGLINQGATCYLNSVLQVFFMTKDFREAVESQVFPNDQEQETIDHKLKRLFQKLKEKEADTKDISWTLDIQTVYEQCDAAEFFEKILNTVKNNVSKIFEGQLSHTISCANSHISNIEPGPFWVLPLSMDVTLGPGQSYSVNDGFEEFFEKSTITGDKLYCAKCNKEVEATTACKMVHHPEILTLLLKRFEFDYHRMTYVKINCSVDVPHKLQTENGAYELYAIVDHEGNLRSGHYTATIRSYEDQKWYLFNDSNVSLITLEPNLRSQSAYLLIYRTCGYRQEEDKRSVGNREEDGKSVCGKKEKEGEKKLSGGNRGDEEGSSWSKRRGNEKDAAKKRPKLEWIVNYIYSYITTFGPWRKRGEYTIDPDENKGEGGKSTDGENGDGGKERSGGNREKDDKMSGGNSEEENKKSGGNRERDDKMSGGNGRDDDKRSGGNRGGEGVERSGGNRVKDDKMSGEKSKEEDQRSGGNSKEEDQRSGGNSRKDDKRSGGNRGGEGVERSGGNREKDDKMSGEKSKEEDQRSGGNSKEDDKRSGGNRGEDDKRSGGNSVEHGTRLGGNNSEDDDRSGGNSEEEDKRPGVNSEKEDKKAGGNRGENDKRLGGNSVEVDTMSGGNSSEDDDRSGGHRRGEGDKRSGGNSGEEDKWPGGNSEKEDKKAGGNRGEDDKRLGGNSVEVDTMSGGNSSEDDDRSGGHRRGEGDKRSGGNSGEEDKRPGGNREEKDKRSGGNSGEDGKRSGGNSEEGDKRSGGNRGGEGYKRSGRNSVEVDTRSGGNRYDDRSGGHRRGEGDKRSGGNSEEEDKRPSGNRGEDNKRSGGNSEEEDKRSSGNRGEDNKRSGGNSEDEDKGQVETEEKMIQGQMETVVRMMTGPVETEEEKVRGQVETVGKRIRGQVETVRKRIRGQVETVEKMMRSGGNSGEDDKRSGGNSEEENKRSIGNGREDDNRSGGNRRGEGDKRSSGNSAEEDKRSGGNSVEDDTRSVGNSSEDDDRSGGNRREGDKRSGGNSAEEDKRPGGNSEEEDKRSGGNSR, encoded by the exons GCTACCATCCCCATGGTTTGATTAATCAAGGGGCAACCTGTTATTTGAACAGTGTGCTGCAGGTGTTCTTCATGACCAAGGACTTCAGAGAGGCTGTTGAAAG tcaagTATTTCCTAATGATCAAGAACAAGAGACCATTGATCACAAGCTTAAAAGGCTGTTTCAAAAATTAAAAGAAAAAGAAGCTGACACAAAGGACATTTCTTGGACATTGGACATTCAAACCG TATATGAGCAATGTGACGCTGCTGAGTTTTTTGAGAAGATTTTAAACACGGTCAAGAATAATGTGTCTAAG ATCTTCGAAGGACAATTGTCGCACACTATCTCCTGTGCAAATAGTCATATTTCCAATATTGAACCTGGTCCATTTTGGGTTCTGCCCCTCTCCATGGACGTAACCTTAGGCCCTGGTCAAAGCTACAGTGTG AATGACGGGTTTGAGGAGTTTTTTGAGAAATCAActatcactggggacaagctgTACTGTGCTAAATGCAATAAAGAAGTGGAAGCAACAACT GCATGTAAGATGGTACATCACCCAGAGATTCTGACTCTGCTACTCAAGAGGTTTGAGTTTGACTACCATAGGATGACATATGTCAAAATCAACTGCTCTGTGGACGTTCCTCACAAATTACAGACAGAG AATGGGGCATATGAACTCTATGCAATTGTGGACCATGAAGGAAATCTAAGAAGTGGACATTACACTGCTACAATCAGGTCCTATGAGGATCAGAAGTGGTATTTGTTTAATGACAGCAACGTAAGCCTG ATCACATTGGAACCAAACTTAAG ATCACAAAGTGCTTATCTGCTTATTTATAGGACAT GTGGATACAGACAAGAAGAGGATAAGAGGTCAGTTggaaacagagaggaagatggaAAGAGTGTATgtggaaagaaagaaaaagagggggagaagaagttGTCAGGTGGAAACAGAGGAGACGAGGAGGGGAGCTCATGGTCAAAGAGAAGAGGAAATGAAAAGGATGCAGCTAAAAAGAGACCAAAACTTGAATGGATTGTAAATTATATTTACTCATACATAACAACATTTGGAccatggagaaaaagaggagaataTACAATTGATCCAGATGAAAATAAAGGAGAAGGGGGCAAAAGTAcagatggagagaatggagatggagggaaggagaggtcagGTGGAAACAGAGAAAAAGATGATAAGATGTCAGGTGGAAACAGTGAGGAAGAGAATAAGAAGTcaggaggaaacagagaaagagatgatAAGATGTCAGGTGGAAACGGTAGAGACGATGATAAGAGGTCCGgtggaaacagaggaggagaaggtgttgAGAGGTCAGGTGGAAACAGAGTAAAAGATGATAAGATGTCCGGTGAAAAAAGTAAGGAAGAGGATCAGAGGTCAGGTGGAAACAGTAAGGAAGAGGATCAGAGGTCCGGTGGAAACAGTAGAAAGGATGATAAGAGGTCCGgtggaaacagaggaggagaaggtgttgAGAGGTCAGGTGGAAACAGAGAAAAAGATGATAAGATGTCCGGTGAAAAAAGTAAGGAAGAGGATCAGAGGTCAGGTGGAAACAGTAAAGAAGATGATAAGAGGTCAGGTGGAAACAGAGGAGAAGATGATAAGAGGTCAGGTGGAAACAGTGTGGAACATGGTACAAGGTTGGGTGGAAACAATAGTGAGGATGATGACAGGTCAGGTGGAAACAGTGAGGAAGAGGATAAGAGGCCAGGTGTAAACAGTGAGAAAGAGGATAAGAAGGCAGGTGGAAACAGAGGAGAAAATGATAAGAGGTTAGGTGGAAACAGTGTAGAAGTTGATACAATGTCAGGTGGAAACAGTAGTGAGGATGATGACAGGTCCGGTGGACACAGAAGAGGAGAAGGTGATAAGAGGTCAGGTGGAAACAGTGGGGAAGAGGATAAGTGGCCAGGTGGAAACAGTGAGAAAGAGGATAAGAAGGCAGGTGGAAACAGAGGAGAAGATGATAAGAGGTTAGGTGGAAACAGTGTAGAAGTTGATACAATGTCAGGTGGAAACAGTAGTGAGGATGATGACAGGTCCGGTGGACACAGAAGAGGAGAAGGTGATAAGAGGTCAGGTGGAAACAGTGGGGAAGAGGATAAGAGGCcaggaggaaacagagaggaaaaggaTAAGAGGTCAGGTGgaaacagtggagaagatggtaAGAGGTCAGGTGGAAACAGTGAAGAAGGTGATAAGAGGTCAGgtggaaacagaggaggagaaggttaTAAGAGGTCAGGTAGAAACAGTGTAGAAGTTGATACAAGGTCAGGTGGAAACAGGTATGATGACAGGTCCGGTGGACACAGAAGAGGAGAAGGTGATAAGAGGTCAGGTGGAAACAGTGAGGAAGAGGATAAGAGGCCAAGTGGAAACAGAGGAGAAGATAATAAGAG GTCAGGTGGAAACAGTGAGGAAGAGGATAAGAGGTCAAGTGGAAACAGAGGAGAAGATAATAAGAGGTCAGGTGGAAACAGTGAGGATGAGGATAAAGGTCAGGTGGAAACAGAGGAGAAGATGATACAAGGTCAGATGGAAACAGTAGTGAGGATGATGACAGGTCCGGTGGAAACAGAAGAGGAGAAGGTAAGAGGTCAGGTGGAAACAGTGGGGAAGAGGATAAGAGGCCAGGTGGAAACAGTTAGGAAGAGGATAAGAGGTCAGGTGGAAACAGTGGAGAAGATGATGAGGTCAGGTGGAAACAGTGGAGAAGATGATAAGAGGTCAGGTGGAAACAGTGAGGAAGAGAATAAGAGGTCCATTGGAAACGGTAGAGAGGATGATAACAGGTCCGGTGGAAACAGAAGAGGAGAAGGTGATAAGAGGTCAAGTGGAAACAGTGCAGAAGAGGATAAGAGGTCAGGTGGAAACAGTGTAGAAGATGATACAAGGTCAGTTGGAAACAGTAGTGAGGATGATGACAGGTCTGGTGGAAACAGAAGAGAAGGTGATAAGAGGTCTGGTGGAAACAGTGCGGAAGAGGATAAGAGGCCAGGTGGAAACAGTGAGGAAGAGGATAAGAGGTCAGGTGGAAACAGTAGATAG
- the LOC112236305 gene encoding uncharacterized transmembrane protein DDB_G0289901 isoform X1, with amino-acid sequence MDSLCTTDTGYHPHGLINQGATCYLNSVLQVFFMTKDFREAVESQVFPNDQEQETIDHKLKRLFQKLKEKEADTKDISWTLDIQTVYEQCDAAEFFEKILNTVKNNVSKIFEGQLSHTISCANSHISNIEPGPFWVLPLSMDVTLGPGQSYSVNDGFEEFFEKSTITGDKLYCAKCNKEVEATTACKMVHHPEILTLLLKRFEFDYHRMTYVKINCSVDVPHKLQTENGAYELYAIVDHEGNLRSGHYTATIRSYEDQKWYLFNDSNVSLITLEPNLRSQSAYLLIYRTCGYRQEEDKRSVGNREEDGKSVCGKKEKEGEKKLSGGNRGDEEGSSWSKRRGNEKDAAKKRPKLEWIVNYIYSYITTFGPWRKRGEYTIDPDENKGEGGKSTDGENGDGGKERSGGNREKDDKMSGGNSEEENKKSGGNRERDDKMSGGNGRDDDKRSGGNRGGEGVERSGGNRVKDDKMSGEKSKEEDQRSGGNSKEEDQRSGGNSRKDDKRSGGNRGGEGVERSGGNREKDDKMSGEKSKEEDQRSGGNSKEDDKRSGGNRGEDDKRSGGNSVEHGTRLGGNNSEDDDRSGGNSEEEDKRPGVNSEKEDKKAGGNRGENDKRLGGNSVEVDTMSGGNSSEDDDRSGGHRRGEGDKRSGGNSGEEDKWPGGNSEKEDKKAGGNRGEDDKRLGGNSVEVDTMSGGNSSEDDDRSGGHRRGEGDKRSGGNSGEEDKRPGGNREEKDKRSGGNSGEDGKRSGGNSEEGDKRSGGNRGGEGYKRSGRNSVEVDTRSGGNRYDDRSGGHRRGEGDKRSGGNSEEEDKRPSGNRGEDNKRPGGNRGEDDTRSDGNSSEDDDRSGGNRRGEGDTRSGGNSGEEDKWPSGNRGENDTRSGGNSSEDDDRSGGNIRGEGKRSGGNRGGEGYKRSGGNSVEVDTRSGGNRCDDRSGGHRRGEGDKRSGGNSEEEDKRSSGNRGEDNKRSGGNSEDEDKGQVETEEKMIQGQMETVVRMMTGPVETEEEKVRGQVETVGKRIRGQVETVRKRIRGQVETVEKMMRSGGNSGEDDKRSGGNSEEENKRSIGNGREDDNRSGGNRRGEGDKRSSGNSAEEDKRSGGNSVEDDTRSVGNSSEDDDRSGGNRREGDKRSGGNSAEEDKRPGGNSEEEDKRSGGNSR; translated from the exons GCTACCATCCCCATGGTTTGATTAATCAAGGGGCAACCTGTTATTTGAACAGTGTGCTGCAGGTGTTCTTCATGACCAAGGACTTCAGAGAGGCTGTTGAAAG tcaagTATTTCCTAATGATCAAGAACAAGAGACCATTGATCACAAGCTTAAAAGGCTGTTTCAAAAATTAAAAGAAAAAGAAGCTGACACAAAGGACATTTCTTGGACATTGGACATTCAAACCG TATATGAGCAATGTGACGCTGCTGAGTTTTTTGAGAAGATTTTAAACACGGTCAAGAATAATGTGTCTAAG ATCTTCGAAGGACAATTGTCGCACACTATCTCCTGTGCAAATAGTCATATTTCCAATATTGAACCTGGTCCATTTTGGGTTCTGCCCCTCTCCATGGACGTAACCTTAGGCCCTGGTCAAAGCTACAGTGTG AATGACGGGTTTGAGGAGTTTTTTGAGAAATCAActatcactggggacaagctgTACTGTGCTAAATGCAATAAAGAAGTGGAAGCAACAACT GCATGTAAGATGGTACATCACCCAGAGATTCTGACTCTGCTACTCAAGAGGTTTGAGTTTGACTACCATAGGATGACATATGTCAAAATCAACTGCTCTGTGGACGTTCCTCACAAATTACAGACAGAG AATGGGGCATATGAACTCTATGCAATTGTGGACCATGAAGGAAATCTAAGAAGTGGACATTACACTGCTACAATCAGGTCCTATGAGGATCAGAAGTGGTATTTGTTTAATGACAGCAACGTAAGCCTG ATCACATTGGAACCAAACTTAAG ATCACAAAGTGCTTATCTGCTTATTTATAGGACAT GTGGATACAGACAAGAAGAGGATAAGAGGTCAGTTggaaacagagaggaagatggaAAGAGTGTATgtggaaagaaagaaaaagagggggagaagaagttGTCAGGTGGAAACAGAGGAGACGAGGAGGGGAGCTCATGGTCAAAGAGAAGAGGAAATGAAAAGGATGCAGCTAAAAAGAGACCAAAACTTGAATGGATTGTAAATTATATTTACTCATACATAACAACATTTGGAccatggagaaaaagaggagaataTACAATTGATCCAGATGAAAATAAAGGAGAAGGGGGCAAAAGTAcagatggagagaatggagatggagggaaggagaggtcagGTGGAAACAGAGAAAAAGATGATAAGATGTCAGGTGGAAACAGTGAGGAAGAGAATAAGAAGTcaggaggaaacagagaaagagatgatAAGATGTCAGGTGGAAACGGTAGAGACGATGATAAGAGGTCCGgtggaaacagaggaggagaaggtgttgAGAGGTCAGGTGGAAACAGAGTAAAAGATGATAAGATGTCCGGTGAAAAAAGTAAGGAAGAGGATCAGAGGTCAGGTGGAAACAGTAAGGAAGAGGATCAGAGGTCCGGTGGAAACAGTAGAAAGGATGATAAGAGGTCCGgtggaaacagaggaggagaaggtgttgAGAGGTCAGGTGGAAACAGAGAAAAAGATGATAAGATGTCCGGTGAAAAAAGTAAGGAAGAGGATCAGAGGTCAGGTGGAAACAGTAAAGAAGATGATAAGAGGTCAGGTGGAAACAGAGGAGAAGATGATAAGAGGTCAGGTGGAAACAGTGTGGAACATGGTACAAGGTTGGGTGGAAACAATAGTGAGGATGATGACAGGTCAGGTGGAAACAGTGAGGAAGAGGATAAGAGGCCAGGTGTAAACAGTGAGAAAGAGGATAAGAAGGCAGGTGGAAACAGAGGAGAAAATGATAAGAGGTTAGGTGGAAACAGTGTAGAAGTTGATACAATGTCAGGTGGAAACAGTAGTGAGGATGATGACAGGTCCGGTGGACACAGAAGAGGAGAAGGTGATAAGAGGTCAGGTGGAAACAGTGGGGAAGAGGATAAGTGGCCAGGTGGAAACAGTGAGAAAGAGGATAAGAAGGCAGGTGGAAACAGAGGAGAAGATGATAAGAGGTTAGGTGGAAACAGTGTAGAAGTTGATACAATGTCAGGTGGAAACAGTAGTGAGGATGATGACAGGTCCGGTGGACACAGAAGAGGAGAAGGTGATAAGAGGTCAGGTGGAAACAGTGGGGAAGAGGATAAGAGGCcaggaggaaacagagaggaaaaggaTAAGAGGTCAGGTGgaaacagtggagaagatggtaAGAGGTCAGGTGGAAACAGTGAAGAAGGTGATAAGAGGTCAGgtggaaacagaggaggagaaggttaTAAGAGGTCAGGTAGAAACAGTGTAGAAGTTGATACAAGGTCAGGTGGAAACAGGTATGATGACAGGTCCGGTGGACACAGAAGAGGAGAAGGTGATAAGAGGTCAGGTGGAAACAGTGAGGAAGAGGATAAGAGGCCAAGTGGAAACAGAGGAGAAGATAATAAGAGGCCAGGTGGAAACAGAGGAGAAGATGATACAAGGTCAGATGGAAACAGTAGTGAGGATGATGACAGGTCCGGTGGAAACAGAAGAGGAGAAGGTGATACGAGGTCAGGTGGAAACAGTGGGGAAGAGGATAAGTGGCCAAGTGGAAACAGAGGAGAAAATGATACAAGGTCAGGTGGAAACAGTAGTGAGGATGATGACAGGTCCGGTGGAAACATAAGAGGAGAAGGTAAGAGGTCAGgtggaaacagaggaggagaaggttaTAAGAGGTCAGGTGGAAACAGTGTAGAAGTTGATACAAGGTCAGGTGGAAACAGGTGTGATGACAGGTCCGGTGGACACAGAAGAGGAGAAGGTGATAAGAGGTCAGGTGGAAACAGTGAGGAAGAGGATAAGAGGTCAAGTGGAAACAGAGGAGAAGATAATAAGAGGTCAGGTGGAAACAGTGAGGATGAGGATAAAGGTCAGGTGGAAACAGAGGAGAAGATGATACAAGGTCAGATGGAAACAGTAGTGAGGATGATGACAGGTCCGGTGGAAACAGAAGAGGAGAAGGTAAGAGGTCAGGTGGAAACAGTGGGGAAGAGGATAAGAGGCCAGGTGGAAACAGTTAGGAAGAGGATAAGAGGTCAGGTGGAAACAGTGGAGAAGATGATGAGGTCAGGTGGAAACAGTGGAGAAGATGATAAGAGGTCAGGTGGAAACAGTGAGGAAGAGAATAAGAGGTCCATTGGAAACGGTAGAGAGGATGATAACAGGTCCGGTGGAAACAGAAGAGGAGAAGGTGATAAGAGGTCAAGTGGAAACAGTGCAGAAGAGGATAAGAGGTCAGGTGGAAACAGTGTAGAAGATGATACAAGGTCAGTTGGAAACAGTAGTGAGGATGATGACAGGTCTGGTGGAAACAGAAGAGAAGGTGATAAGAGGTCTGGTGGAAACAGTGCGGAAGAGGATAAGAGGCCAGGTGGAAACAGTGAGGAAGAGGATAAGAGGTCAGGTGGAAACAGTAGATAG
- the LOC112236305 gene encoding protein qua-1 isoform X4: protein MDSLCTTDTGYHPHGLINQGATCYLNSVLQVFFMTKDFREAVESQVFPNDQEQETIDHKLKRLFQKLKEKEADTKDISWTLDIQTVYEQCDAAEFFEKILNTVKNNVSKIFEGQLSHTISCANSHISNIEPGPFWVLPLSMDVTLGPGQSYSVNDGFEEFFEKSTITGDKLYCAKCNKEVEATTACKMVHHPEILTLLLKRFEFDYHRMTYVKINCSVDVPHKLQTENGAYELYAIVDHEGNLRSGHYTATIRSYEDQKWYLFNDSNVSLITLEPNLRSQSAYLLIYRTCGYRQEEDKRSVGNREEDGKSVCGKKEKEGEKKLSGGNRGDEEGSSWSKRRGNEKDAAKKRPKLEWIVNYIYSYITTFGPWRKRGEYTIDPDENKGEGGKSTDGENGDGGKERSGGNREKDDKMSGGNSEEENKKSGGNRERDDKMSGGNGRDDDKRSGGNRGGEGVERSGGNRVKDDKMSGEKSKEEDQRSGGNSKEEDQRSGGNSRKDDKRSGGNRGGEGVERSGGNREKDDKMSGEKSKEEDQRSGGNSKEDDKRSGGNRGEDDKRSGGNSVEHGTRLGGNNSEDDDRSGGNSEEEDKRPGVNSEKEDKKAGGNRGENDKRLGGNSVEVDTMSGGNSSEDDDRSGGHRRGEGDKRSGGNSEEEDKRPSGNRGEDNKRPGGNRGEDDTRSDGNSSEDDDRSGGNRRGEGDTRSGGNSGEEDKWPSGNRGENDTRSGGNSSEDDDRSGGNIRGEGKRSGGNRGGEGYKRSGGNSVEVDTRSGGNRCDDRSGGHRRGEGDKRSGGNSEEEDKRSSGNRGEDNKRSGGNSEDEDKGQVETEEKMIQGQMETVVRMMTGPVETEEEKVRGQVETVGKRIRGQVETVRKRIRGQVETVEKMMRSGGNSGEDDKRSGGNSEEENKRSIGNGREDDNRSGGNRRGEGDKRSSGNSAEEDKRSGGNSVEDDTRSVGNSSEDDDRSGGNRREGDKRSGGNSAEEDKRPGGNSEEEDKRSGGNSR, encoded by the exons GCTACCATCCCCATGGTTTGATTAATCAAGGGGCAACCTGTTATTTGAACAGTGTGCTGCAGGTGTTCTTCATGACCAAGGACTTCAGAGAGGCTGTTGAAAG tcaagTATTTCCTAATGATCAAGAACAAGAGACCATTGATCACAAGCTTAAAAGGCTGTTTCAAAAATTAAAAGAAAAAGAAGCTGACACAAAGGACATTTCTTGGACATTGGACATTCAAACCG TATATGAGCAATGTGACGCTGCTGAGTTTTTTGAGAAGATTTTAAACACGGTCAAGAATAATGTGTCTAAG ATCTTCGAAGGACAATTGTCGCACACTATCTCCTGTGCAAATAGTCATATTTCCAATATTGAACCTGGTCCATTTTGGGTTCTGCCCCTCTCCATGGACGTAACCTTAGGCCCTGGTCAAAGCTACAGTGTG AATGACGGGTTTGAGGAGTTTTTTGAGAAATCAActatcactggggacaagctgTACTGTGCTAAATGCAATAAAGAAGTGGAAGCAACAACT GCATGTAAGATGGTACATCACCCAGAGATTCTGACTCTGCTACTCAAGAGGTTTGAGTTTGACTACCATAGGATGACATATGTCAAAATCAACTGCTCTGTGGACGTTCCTCACAAATTACAGACAGAG AATGGGGCATATGAACTCTATGCAATTGTGGACCATGAAGGAAATCTAAGAAGTGGACATTACACTGCTACAATCAGGTCCTATGAGGATCAGAAGTGGTATTTGTTTAATGACAGCAACGTAAGCCTG ATCACATTGGAACCAAACTTAAG ATCACAAAGTGCTTATCTGCTTATTTATAGGACAT GTGGATACAGACAAGAAGAGGATAAGAGGTCAGTTggaaacagagaggaagatggaAAGAGTGTATgtggaaagaaagaaaaagagggggagaagaagttGTCAGGTGGAAACAGAGGAGACGAGGAGGGGAGCTCATGGTCAAAGAGAAGAGGAAATGAAAAGGATGCAGCTAAAAAGAGACCAAAACTTGAATGGATTGTAAATTATATTTACTCATACATAACAACATTTGGAccatggagaaaaagaggagaataTACAATTGATCCAGATGAAAATAAAGGAGAAGGGGGCAAAAGTAcagatggagagaatggagatggagggaaggagaggtcagGTGGAAACAGAGAAAAAGATGATAAGATGTCAGGTGGAAACAGTGAGGAAGAGAATAAGAAGTcaggaggaaacagagaaagagatgatAAGATGTCAGGTGGAAACGGTAGAGACGATGATAAGAGGTCCGgtggaaacagaggaggagaaggtgttgAGAGGTCAGGTGGAAACAGAGTAAAAGATGATAAGATGTCCGGTGAAAAAAGTAAGGAAGAGGATCAGAGGTCAGGTGGAAACAGTAAGGAAGAGGATCAGAGGTCCGGTGGAAACAGTAGAAAGGATGATAAGAGGTCCGgtggaaacagaggaggagaaggtgttgAGAGGTCAGGTGGAAACAGAGAAAAAGATGATAAGATGTCCGGTGAAAAAAGTAAGGAAGAGGATCAGAGGTCAGGTGGAAACAGTAAAGAAGATGATAAGAGGTCAGGTGGAAACAGAGGAGAAGATGATAAGAGGTCAGGTGGAAACAGTGTGGAACATGGTACAAGGTTGGGTGGAAACAATAGTGAGGATGATGACAGGTCAGGTGGAAACAGTGAGGAAGAGGATAAGAGGCCAGGTGTAAACAGTGAGAAAGAGGATAAGAAGGCAGGTGGAAACAGAGGAGAAAATGATAAGAGGTTAGGTGGAAACAGTGTAGAAGTTGATACAATGTCAGGTGGAAACAGTAGTGAGGATGATGACAG GTCCGGTGGACACAGAAGAGGAGAAGGTGATAAGAGGTCAGGTGGAAACAGTGAGGAAGAGGATAAGAGGCCAAGTGGAAACAGAGGAGAAGATAATAAGAGGCCAGGTGGAAACAGAGGAGAAGATGATACAAGGTCAGATGGAAACAGTAGTGAGGATGATGACAGGTCCGGTGGAAACAGAAGAGGAGAAGGTGATACGAGGTCAGGTGGAAACAGTGGGGAAGAGGATAAGTGGCCAAGTGGAAACAGAGGAGAAAATGATACAAGGTCAGGTGGAAACAGTAGTGAGGATGATGACAGGTCCGGTGGAAACATAAGAGGAGAAGGTAAGAGGTCAGgtggaaacagaggaggagaaggttaTAAGAGGTCAGGTGGAAACAGTGTAGAAGTTGATACAAGGTCAGGTGGAAACAGGTGTGATGACAGGTCCGGTGGACACAGAAGAGGAGAAGGTGATAAGAGGTCAGGTGGAAACAGTGAGGAAGAGGATAAGAGGTCAAGTGGAAACAGAGGAGAAGATAATAAGAGGTCAGGTGGAAACAGTGAGGATGAGGATAAAGGTCAGGTGGAAACAGAGGAGAAGATGATACAAGGTCAGATGGAAACAGTAGTGAGGATGATGACAGGTCCGGTGGAAACAGAAGAGGAGAAGGTAAGAGGTCAGGTGGAAACAGTGGGGAAGAGGATAAGAGGCCAGGTGGAAACAGTTAGGAAGAGGATAAGAGGTCAGGTGGAAACAGTGGAGAAGATGATGAGGTCAGGTGGAAACAGTGGAGAAGATGATAAGAGGTCAGGTGGAAACAGTGAGGAAGAGAATAAGAGGTCCATTGGAAACGGTAGAGAGGATGATAACAGGTCCGGTGGAAACAGAAGAGGAGAAGGTGATAAGAGGTCAAGTGGAAACAGTGCAGAAGAGGATAAGAGGTCAGGTGGAAACAGTGTAGAAGATGATACAAGGTCAGTTGGAAACAGTAGTGAGGATGATGACAGGTCTGGTGGAAACAGAAGAGAAGGTGATAAGAGGTCTGGTGGAAACAGTGCGGAAGAGGATAAGAGGCCAGGTGGAAACAGTGAGGAAGAGGATAAGAGGTCAGGTGGAAACAGTAGATAG